In Rosa chinensis cultivar Old Blush chromosome 1, RchiOBHm-V2, whole genome shotgun sequence, a genomic segment contains:
- the LOC112201725 gene encoding sigma factor binding protein 2, chloroplastic — MDMLGVSNRSPKQSKRSKSSKGVKVVYISSPMKVQTSASKFRALVQELTGRDSDAERFMETNGGGGHRHQNIPEFSHEQQLKAADGDHHVFPHHQIPFSNSFYEFPNCSDSLFEPFTGHFELDVLRSFDQL; from the coding sequence ATGGATATGTTGGGGGTGAGCAACCGGAGCCCGAAGCAGAGCAAGAGAAGCAAATCGTCAAAGGGAGTGAAGGTGGTGTACATATCGAGCCCCATGAAGGTTCAAACCAGTGCCTCTAAGTTCAGGGCGCTTGTGCAGGAGCTCACCGGCCGAGACTCCGACGCCGAGCGGTTCATGGAGACCAACGGTGGTGGTGGTCACCGTCATCAGAATATTCCTGAGTTTTCTCATGAGCAGCAACTGAAGGCCGCTGATGGTGACCATCATGTATTCCCTCACCATCAGATTCCTTTCTCGAATTCGTTTTATGAGTTTCCGAATTGCTCCGACTCTTTGTTTGAACCGTTTACTGGGCATTTTGAGCTCGATGTGCTCAGAAGCTTTGATCAACTATAA
- the LOC112190577 gene encoding transcription factor TGA2.2, protein MADSPRTDISTDVDTDDKNQRYDRDQYAITAAVSDSSDKSKDPKDQKTLRRLAQNREAARKSRLRKKAYVQQLETSRLKLSQLEQELQRARQQGIFISSSGGDAAHSTSGNGAMAFDVEYGRWLEDQNRQINELRSAVNSHASDAELRIIVDGILAHYDDIFRLKGTAAKADVFHLLSGMWKTPAERCFLWLGGFRSSEVLKLLVNQLEPLTEQQLMGITNLQQSSQQAEDALSQGMEALQQSLAETLSSGSLGSTGSSGNVANYMGQMAMAMGKLGTLEGFIRQADNLRQQTLQQMHRILTTRQSARALLAINDYFSRLRALSSLWLARPRE, encoded by the exons ATGGCTGATAGTCCTAGGACTGATATTTCTACAGATGTGGATACTGATGATAAGAATCAAAGG TATGACAGAGATCAATATGCCATCACTGCGGCGGTTTCGGATTCCAGTGACAAATCGAAAGACCCAAAGGATCAGAAG ACTCTTCGTAGGCTCGCTCAAAATCGTGAGGCTGCAAGAAAAAGTCGGTTGAGGAAGAAA GCATATGTTCAGCAGCTGGAGACTAGTCGTTTGAAGCTGAGTCAACTAGAACAAGAGCTTCAGCGAGCCAGACAGCAG gGAATCTTCATATCCAGCTCAGGAGGAGACGCTGCTCATTCAACAAGTGGAAATG GGGCCATGGCATTCGATGTAGAATATGGGCGGTGGCTGGAAGATCAAAATCGACAAATTAATGAACTGAGATCCGCTGTAAATTCTCATGCAAGTGATGCAGAGCTTCGTATTATTGTAGATGGAATCTTGGCACATTATGATGACATCTTTAGGCTGAAGGGTACAGCGGCTAAAGCTGATGTATTCCATTTGCTGTCTGGAATGTGGAAAACACCTGCAGAAAGGTGTTTCTTGTGGCTTGGTGGTTTTCGCTCGTCTGAGGTCCTGAAG CTTCTTGTTAATCAGTTGGAGCCTCTGACAGAGCAGCAGTTGATGGGGATTACTAATTTGCAGCAATCTTCCCAACAGGCAGAAGATGCATTATCTCAAGGGATGGAGGCCTTGCAACAATCTCTAGCTGAGACTTTGTCCAGTGGATCTCTTGGATCCACAGGTTCGTCTGGTAATGTTGCAAACTACATGGGTCAGATGGCCATGGCAATGGGAAAGCTAGGGACTCTTGAAGGGTTTATCCGCCAG GCTGACAATTTGCGGCAACAAACACTGCAACAAATGCATCGTATCTTGACAACTCGCCAGTCGGCCCGTGCACTTCTGGCTATAAATGATTATTTCTCACGACTACGAGCTCTTAGTTCTCTCTGGCTTGCCCGTCCAAGAGAATAA